In Pseudomonas fluorescens, one genomic interval encodes:
- a CDS encoding DUF2625 domain-containing protein, with amino-acid sequence MKNLDHLIDKRDPALPIIEKMLGEAVLNYQLLPPSTENGRVLSGLQLTTKSTLGAIAFETGGLLIDHGWLRVLGSGHPQLPRNLLDWNGGRADAYMLVADDAAGGFFALNGGGLGEEVGAMYYWAPDTLLWEPLHITYTDFLGWALSDRLATFYDGLRWNGWIHDLQALEADQCFSFFPFLWTREGSVEKSRRTAIDVSEQFEMNVELARKLGKGSAQLL; translated from the coding sequence ATGAAAAATTTGGATCACTTGATAGACAAGCGGGATCCGGCGCTGCCCATCATTGAAAAAATGCTGGGGGAAGCCGTACTCAACTATCAGTTACTCCCTCCCTCCACCGAAAATGGCAGAGTTCTTTCAGGTCTTCAGCTCACGACTAAATCGACGTTGGGTGCGATCGCCTTCGAAACGGGTGGGCTGTTGATTGATCACGGCTGGTTACGTGTGCTCGGCTCCGGGCATCCGCAATTACCGCGAAATCTTCTGGATTGGAATGGCGGCCGTGCTGATGCTTATATGTTGGTCGCCGACGATGCTGCTGGAGGTTTTTTTGCTCTCAATGGCGGTGGTTTGGGTGAAGAGGTTGGGGCGATGTATTACTGGGCGCCTGACACGCTGTTGTGGGAGCCATTGCACATTACTTACACCGACTTTCTGGGTTGGGCGTTGAGTGATCGGCTCGCGACCTTCTACGACGGTTTGCGCTGGAACGGCTGGATTCACGACCTGCAGGCGCTGGAAGCGGATCAGTGCTTTTCGTTTTTCCCGTTTCTCTGGACTCGGGAAGGCTCAGTCGAAAAGAGTCGCCGTACGGCGATTGATGTCAGCGAACAGTTCGAAATGAATGTCGAGTTGGCACGCAAGCTCGGCAAAGGTTCTGCGCAGTTACTCTGA